A region from the Corylus avellana chromosome ca7, CavTom2PMs-1.0 genome encodes:
- the LOC132187913 gene encoding uncharacterized protein LOC132187913: protein MKQAGNKRKLQLNELEELQQDAYENAKLYKERTKAYHDKQLVRKEFHVGQKVLIYNSRLKLFPGKLKSKWSGPCIITQIFLHGALEVRNPESNRIFKVNGHRVKPYLEVKLVPRDEDLALQSARYAPPPSVASTSE from the coding sequence ATGAAACAAGCTGGCAACAAGAGGAAGCTACAACTCAATGAACTAGAGGAATTGCAGCAGGATGCATATGAAAACGCCAAGCTTTACAAGGAAAGGACCAAAGCATATCATGACAAACAACtagtcaggaaggagtttcatgtAGGACAAAAGGTGTTGatttataattcaagattgaaacttttccctgGTAAGCTCAAGTCCAAATGGTCTGGACCTTGTattattactcaaattttccTTCATGGAGCGTTGGAGGTTCGCAATCCAGAAAGCAATCGCATATTCAAGGTTAATGGACACAGAGTAAAGCCATATCTCGAAGTGAAATtggtaccaagagatgaagatctGGCACTCCAATCTGCCCGCTATGCACCACCACCATCTGTAGCATCTACTTCTGAGTAG